A genomic segment from Bryobacteraceae bacterium encodes:
- a CDS encoding aldo/keto reductase, producing MIDRREFLATSMAAAIAAKAPAAEKAAAGEWRNKHEGMAYRRFGRTGFMISEMVMGGNTIAPNNWEHILPAMDMGLNYLDTAPAYGRGKSELGYANVIKARRRESFFLNTKISLWDENRSKLYADIFASLSEPEQKKLKTKALERIEARRALEPDYLGGYFKSQAGEIHAAALADAIAEVHGDKIDRGRNYKQLIIDSFHESLKRLGTDHTDILMCPHGASTPTEVLRHPEIFEAFEQLRQQGKVRYLGVSAHSDPAGILEAAMQAKVYSVAMIAYSIVNHRFVAKTLEKAHKSNFGVIAMKVARPVFNGRNDGAVDDPARVKLIEDAVAGPMKRPQKAYLWALRNPGLSAVISELVSLDLVKENLPLAAPKPA from the coding sequence ATGATCGATCGCCGCGAGTTCCTCGCCACATCCATGGCCGCAGCCATCGCCGCCAAGGCTCCCGCCGCCGAGAAGGCCGCGGCGGGTGAGTGGCGCAACAAGCATGAAGGCATGGCCTACCGCCGCTTCGGCCGCACCGGCTTCATGATCTCGGAGATGGTGATGGGCGGCAACACCATCGCCCCCAACAACTGGGAGCACATCCTCCCGGCGATGGACATGGGCCTCAACTACCTCGATACCGCCCCCGCCTACGGCCGCGGCAAGAGCGAACTCGGCTACGCCAACGTCATCAAGGCCCGCCGCCGCGAGTCGTTCTTCCTCAACACCAAGATCAGCCTCTGGGACGAAAACCGCTCGAAGTTATACGCCGACATCTTTGCGAGCCTATCCGAACCCGAACAAAAGAAACTCAAGACCAAGGCGCTCGAACGCATCGAAGCCCGCCGCGCGCTCGAGCCAGACTATCTCGGCGGTTACTTCAAATCGCAGGCCGGCGAGATCCACGCCGCCGCGCTCGCCGACGCCATTGCCGAAGTCCACGGCGACAAGATCGATCGCGGCAGGAACTACAAGCAGCTCATCATTGACTCGTTCCACGAATCCCTCAAGCGCCTCGGTACGGACCACACCGATATCCTGATGTGCCCACACGGCGCCTCCACTCCCACCGAGGTCCTGCGCCACCCCGAAATCTTCGAGGCCTTCGAGCAACTCCGCCAGCAGGGCAAAGTGCGCTACCTCGGCGTCTCCGCCCACTCCGATCCCGCCGGCATCCTCGAAGCCGCTATGCAGGCCAAGGTCTATTCGGTGGCGATGATCGCCTACAGCATCGTCAATCACCGCTTCGTCGCCAAAACGCTTGAAAAGGCCCACAAATCCAACTTCGGCGTCATCGCCATGAAGGTCGCCCGCCCGGTGTTCAACGGCCGCAACGATGGCGCCGTCGACGACCCGGCCCGCGTGAAGCTCATCGAGGACGCCGTCGCCGGTCCGATGAAACGTCCGCAGAAAGCGTACCTTTGGGCCCTCCGCAATCCTGGCCTCAGCGCCGTCATCTCGGAGCTGGTCAGCCTCGATCTCGTCAAGGAGAACCTACCCTTGGCCGCGCCGAAGCCGGCGTAA
- a CDS encoding metallophosphoesterase has protein sequence MKLLVFSDIHNDTRALQRLMDIEADYYFCAGDLVSWARGLEKAAPILQRRAGRMYVLPGNHESPSDIAAFCERYGFEDFHGRHIRLGNWHIAGLGCSGPTPFNTPGEYTEDEFRNRLSPFGDLTPLVLICHSPPKGSQLDRAGEGLHFGSAAVAEFIANRQPAWFFCGHIHEAQGVEERIGDTVGVNVGKRGYLLELD, from the coding sequence ATGAAGCTGCTCGTATTCTCCGACATCCACAACGACACCCGGGCTCTACAGCGCCTCATGGACATTGAGGCCGACTACTACTTCTGCGCCGGCGACCTCGTCTCCTGGGCGCGCGGACTCGAGAAGGCCGCCCCCATCCTCCAGCGCCGCGCCGGCCGCATGTATGTCCTGCCCGGCAACCACGAGTCGCCCTCCGACATCGCCGCCTTCTGCGAGCGCTACGGGTTCGAGGATTTCCACGGACGTCACATTCGCCTCGGCAACTGGCACATCGCCGGACTCGGGTGCTCGGGGCCCACGCCCTTCAACACGCCCGGCGAATACACCGAGGATGAGTTCCGGAACCGCCTGTCGCCCTTTGGGGATCTGACGCCGCTCGTCCTCATCTGCCACTCGCCGCCCAAGGGCAGCCAGCTGGACCGAGCGGGCGAAGGGCTCCACTTCGGATCGGCAGCCGTGGCCGAGTTCATCGCCAACCGTCAGCCGGCTTGGTTCTTCTGCGGCCACATCCACGAAGCGCAAGGAGTCGAAGAGCGGATCGGCGACACCGTGGGTGTCAACGTCGGCAAGCGCGGCTATCTGCTCGAACTGGATTGA
- a CDS encoding glycerophosphodiester phosphodiesterase family protein, translated as MTLLPIGAEARILIHGHRGARAVMPENTIPAFEYAIREGVDVLELDLAVTRDDVLVVSHDPILSEKNCSGGPGTRVIREMTLAELRQWDCGRGQIPGTRVPTLDEVLALAPRGKFEFNIETKIFRDRPQLTPGPEKFASLLVDAVRSRALGGRVIIQSFDFRTLHAARAMAPEIRRSALYSGPPRDLVAMTEEAGATILSPEHSLVTPEVVRAAHGKSFQVVPWTANDEADWARLAAAGVDAIITDDPARLRDWLKARR; from the coding sequence ATGACGCTCCTTCCCATCGGCGCCGAAGCGCGCATCCTCATCCACGGACATCGAGGCGCACGCGCCGTGATGCCGGAGAACACGATCCCCGCCTTCGAGTACGCCATCCGCGAGGGGGTCGACGTGCTGGAACTCGACCTCGCTGTCACGCGCGACGATGTGCTGGTTGTCTCCCACGACCCCATCCTGAGCGAAAAGAATTGCTCCGGCGGGCCGGGCACCCGAGTCATTCGCGAGATGACGCTGGCCGAGCTGCGCCAATGGGACTGCGGCCGGGGGCAGATCCCCGGCACGCGCGTGCCGACGCTCGATGAAGTCCTGGCGCTGGCCCCGCGGGGGAAGTTTGAGTTCAACATCGAAACCAAGATTTTTCGCGACCGTCCGCAGCTCACGCCCGGTCCGGAAAAGTTCGCGAGCCTGCTGGTGGACGCCGTGCGGTCGCGGGCGCTCGGCGGGCGCGTGATCATCCAGAGCTTCGATTTCCGGACGCTGCACGCAGCGCGGGCGATGGCGCCGGAGATTCGCCGGTCGGCGCTGTATTCCGGTCCGCCGCGCGACCTAGTGGCGATGACGGAAGAAGCCGGCGCGACGATCCTTTCGCCGGAGCATTCGCTTGTGACGCCGGAGGTGGTCCGCGCCGCGCACGGCAAGAGCTTCCAGGTGGTTCCGTGGACGGCGAACGACGAGGCGGATTGGGCGCGGCTGGCCGCTGCGGGCGTGGATGCCATCATCACCGACGACCCGGCGCGTTTGCGCGACTGGCTCAAGGCCCGGCGCTAG
- a CDS encoding RidA family protein, with translation MIERISPPGVPAPRGPYSPAVRAGDFIYVSGQGPIDPETNQFSLGDIRHETRVVLNNIRRILEGCGASMGDVIRCGVFLRDGDDFGAMNEVYGEFFGEAKPARTTVETKFANKQMKVEIDCVAYKPR, from the coding sequence ATGATCGAACGCATTTCGCCCCCGGGCGTTCCTGCGCCGCGCGGGCCGTATTCGCCCGCCGTTCGCGCCGGCGACTTCATCTATGTATCGGGGCAGGGGCCCATCGATCCGGAGACGAACCAGTTCTCGCTGGGCGACATCCGGCACGAAACCCGCGTTGTGCTCAACAACATACGCCGCATCCTCGAGGGGTGCGGCGCCTCAATGGGCGACGTGATCCGGTGCGGCGTGTTCCTGCGCGATGGCGACGACTTCGGCGCGATGAACGAGGTCTACGGCGAGTTCTTCGGCGAAGCCAAGCCGGCGCGGACTACCGTCGAGACCAAGTTCGCCAACAAGCAGATGAAGGTGGAGATCGACTGCGTCGCCTACAAGCCGCGCTGA
- a CDS encoding TonB-dependent receptor: MNNPALPLLLALLVTAASAATHKGAVTANGLPIPGATVTASQGERRLVTSTAEDGSYAFDDLAGEGWTIRVEMFGFAAEEKPAAAAQEWKLAVAERRATGPRPQQGSTSQGPMRPGQMRQGQMPAGAQRPGQQGFERLALNQTVQNEVLSAIESQISAPRDLQPLRQDANESFLVNGSVSRGLQIEPEGPQFGPGFGGPGGPGGFGGPGGPGGPGGFAQAGGPEGAGGGLAGRGGPGGGGGPGGPGGFGGPGGGGPGMRPGGFGGGPGGRGGFAGRPGGPGGPEGRRPGYLGQRGVGAFGNRRPQRDSIRGMAFFSFNNSAFDARQYSLTGQTVEKPSYSRYNYGLAAGGQLRIPKIVDSENTFFFLNYFGSRSRNPFSAVATAPSEAERMGDFSQSIGRGGVTVYDPLTSSPFPGNIIPAARQDPAAAGLLRFIPLPNQPGQVQNYQFVDSTSQSSDNFGLRVNHTLTPRNRIAIGYNLQRRFGESLQTYQFLDTTGGRGQNLDFSWTRNLRPTVVNSFRFRFSRNRTDLTPYFAYGEDVAGELGIQGTSRDPVNYGPPNLTFTNFGALRDGSPSRRLDQAFSFGDGVIWVLPGNHNVSAGFDFRRNHFGTVSDQDGRGSLTFSGLATSGFDANGLAINGTGFDMADFLLGMAQSSSVRYGSSIQNFRASTYSAYLQDDWRVNGSFSLNYGLRYEYTQPMYEKDGRMANLDIAPGFTGVTVVTPGSTGPYTGLFPNGLIDPDKNNIAPRVGLAWRPFAKRNMRVRAGYGVYFNGSVYNQAATRLAQQPPFANTLQLTSAAGAPLTISSGFTGTAAKEITNTYAVDRGYVVGYAQTWNLSVQQDLPHSLILELGYLGTKGTRLDIQRLPNQAPPGSPLTAEQRRRIGNAVGFVFDSAEGNSIYHAGQVRLTRRFRRGVSFNTLYTWAKSIDNVSTYGGGQAVVVQNDQDLAAERGLSSFDQRHALSTFFVLSSPIGDGSSPIRASGWKGRLAKDWMLTGGVTYGSGNPLTATVLGNRADAGGTGVVGSSRADATGLPVDSGSAFFNLAAFTVPPSGRYGNAARNTIPGPRQLSSNLSIGRSFTVSDRKRLEFRVEAQNAFNTVSFTRLGTVVNASNYGLPLGTAGMRSIQTSLRFRF; encoded by the coding sequence ATGAATAACCCGGCACTTCCGCTCCTCCTCGCACTCCTCGTCACCGCCGCGTCCGCCGCGACGCACAAAGGCGCCGTGACAGCCAATGGACTCCCGATCCCCGGCGCCACAGTCACGGCGTCGCAAGGTGAGCGAAGGCTGGTTACCTCGACGGCGGAGGACGGTTCCTACGCCTTTGACGACCTCGCGGGCGAAGGCTGGACCATCCGCGTCGAAATGTTCGGCTTCGCGGCGGAGGAGAAGCCGGCCGCAGCCGCGCAGGAGTGGAAGCTGGCCGTGGCCGAACGGCGCGCGACGGGGCCGCGTCCCCAACAGGGCTCAACGAGTCAGGGCCCAATGCGGCCAGGCCAGATGCGCCAGGGGCAAATGCCGGCCGGCGCCCAGCGCCCTGGGCAGCAGGGCTTTGAGCGGCTTGCGCTCAACCAGACCGTCCAGAATGAAGTGCTCTCGGCCATCGAGTCTCAGATCTCGGCGCCGCGCGATCTACAGCCGCTCCGGCAGGACGCCAACGAATCGTTCCTCGTCAACGGCAGCGTCAGCCGCGGGCTGCAGATCGAGCCGGAAGGGCCGCAGTTCGGGCCCGGTTTCGGCGGACCCGGAGGTCCCGGTGGCTTTGGTGGACCCGGCGGACCCGGCGGTCCGGGCGGATTCGCCCAGGCTGGCGGCCCGGAGGGGGCCGGTGGCGGGCTTGCCGGTCGCGGTGGTCCTGGCGGCGGCGGTGGACCCGGAGGTCCTGGAGGCTTCGGCGGACCGGGTGGTGGCGGCCCTGGAATGAGGCCAGGAGGTTTCGGCGGTGGACCGGGCGGACGCGGCGGATTCGCGGGACGCCCTGGCGGGCCCGGTGGTCCGGAGGGCCGCCGTCCCGGCTACCTCGGGCAGCGCGGCGTCGGCGCGTTCGGCAATCGCCGGCCCCAGCGGGATTCCATCCGCGGCATGGCTTTCTTCTCTTTCAACAACTCCGCGTTCGACGCGCGCCAGTACTCGCTCACCGGGCAGACCGTCGAGAAGCCCTCCTACTCCCGCTACAACTACGGCCTCGCCGCAGGCGGCCAGCTCCGAATCCCGAAGATCGTCGACTCGGAAAACACCTTCTTCTTCCTGAACTACTTCGGTTCCCGCAGCCGGAATCCGTTCAGCGCCGTGGCTACGGCGCCGAGCGAAGCCGAGCGCATGGGCGACTTCTCGCAATCGATTGGTCGCGGCGGGGTCACGGTCTACGACCCACTGACGAGCTCCCCCTTCCCGGGAAACATCATTCCCGCCGCCCGTCAGGACCCCGCCGCTGCCGGGTTGCTCCGCTTCATTCCCCTGCCAAACCAGCCCGGCCAGGTCCAGAATTATCAGTTCGTCGATTCAACGTCGCAGTCGTCGGATAACTTCGGGCTGCGCGTCAACCACACGCTTACGCCGCGGAACCGGATCGCGATCGGTTACAACCTCCAGCGCCGCTTTGGCGAATCCCTGCAGACTTACCAGTTCCTCGACACCACCGGCGGCCGCGGCCAGAACCTCGACTTCAGTTGGACGCGCAACCTGCGGCCCACCGTTGTGAACAGCTTCCGCTTCCGGTTCAGCCGCAACCGTACCGACCTGACGCCGTACTTTGCATACGGCGAGGACGTCGCCGGCGAACTCGGTATCCAGGGCACGTCGCGGGACCCGGTGAACTACGGTCCGCCGAACCTGACATTCACCAACTTCGGCGCGCTCCGCGACGGGAGCCCGTCTCGCCGCCTGGATCAGGCATTCTCATTCGGAGATGGCGTCATCTGGGTGCTGCCCGGCAACCACAACGTTTCAGCCGGCTTCGACTTCCGCCGCAACCACTTTGGTACCGTCAGCGATCAGGACGGCCGCGGATCGCTCACCTTCAGCGGTCTCGCCACGTCGGGCTTCGACGCCAACGGCCTTGCCATTAACGGAACCGGCTTTGACATGGCCGACTTCCTGCTCGGCATGGCCCAGTCCAGCTCGGTGCGCTACGGCAGCTCGATCCAAAACTTCCGGGCGTCCACTTACTCGGCCTACCTACAGGACGACTGGCGCGTGAACGGCAGTTTCTCTCTGAACTACGGACTCCGCTACGAGTACACGCAGCCGATGTATGAGAAGGACGGACGGATGGCGAACCTCGACATCGCGCCGGGCTTCACCGGGGTTACCGTGGTTACACCCGGCTCCACCGGCCCCTACACCGGCTTGTTTCCGAACGGCCTCATTGACCCGGATAAAAACAACATCGCGCCGCGCGTCGGGCTGGCATGGAGGCCGTTCGCCAAGCGGAACATGCGCGTCCGGGCCGGCTACGGCGTCTATTTCAACGGTTCGGTTTACAACCAGGCTGCCACCCGCCTGGCGCAGCAGCCGCCGTTCGCCAACACGCTCCAGTTGACCTCCGCCGCCGGTGCGCCCCTGACCATTTCGAGCGGATTCACCGGGACCGCGGCCAAGGAGATCACCAATACCTACGCCGTGGACCGCGGCTATGTCGTCGGCTACGCGCAGACGTGGAACCTCTCCGTGCAGCAGGATCTGCCGCACTCGCTCATTCTTGAACTCGGCTACCTCGGCACCAAGGGGACGCGCCTCGATATCCAACGCCTCCCGAACCAGGCGCCGCCCGGATCGCCGCTCACCGCCGAGCAGCGCCGCCGCATTGGCAACGCGGTGGGCTTCGTCTTCGATAGCGCCGAGGGCAACTCGATCTACCACGCGGGCCAGGTGCGGCTGACGCGCCGGTTCCGCCGCGGCGTGTCGTTCAATACTCTCTACACCTGGGCGAAGTCGATCGACAACGTTTCCACTTACGGCGGCGGACAGGCTGTCGTCGTGCAAAACGATCAGGATCTCGCCGCCGAGCGCGGGCTCTCTTCGTTTGACCAGCGGCACGCCCTGAGCACGTTCTTCGTCCTCTCCTCGCCGATCGGCGACGGGTCATCGCCCATCCGCGCCTCGGGCTGGAAGGGCCGTCTTGCCAAGGACTGGATGCTCACCGGCGGCGTCACCTATGGCTCCGGGAATCCTCTCACCGCCACGGTGCTCGGCAACCGCGCCGACGCCGGCGGGACGGGCGTGGTGGGCTCGAGCCGCGCCGACGCGACCGGCCTGCCCGTGGATTCCGGCAGTGCGTTCTTCAACCTCGCGGCGTTCACAGTGCCGCCGTCCGGGCGATACGGTAATGCGGCCCGGAACACCATTCCCGGTCCGCGCCAGCTCTCATCGAATCTCTCGATCGGACGTTCGTTCACCGTTTCGGACCGGAAGCGTCTGGAGTTTCGCGTAGAGGCGCAGAATGCGTTCAATACGGTGAGCTTCACGCGGCTGGGGACGGTGGTGAATGCGTCGAACTACGGGCTGCCGCTGGGCACGGCGGGCATGCGGTCGATTCAGACTTCGCTTCGCTTCCGGTTCTAG
- a CDS encoding TIGR04053 family radical SAM/SPASM domain-containing protein produces MAHSHGQHRDYSQTPLNVYWEMTQACALACRHCRAEAMPHAHPEQLSFDEGIALLDQIAEFGNPLPHLILTGGDPLERTDLFPLIDEARRRDIGISITPAATTALTRDVLVRLKEHGVEGLGLSLDGSTAARHDSIRGVPGTFDITLRAIDWARELEIPLQVNTLAAAETADDLPAVYELLKPSGLARWSLFFLISVGRGKVLQPLEPAEAERLMAWIQDTSAAAPFIVATTEAPSYRRVVIERMRSAGMTGEQISRSSAARGFGIRDGHGVMFVSHTGDVCPAGFLPVPAGNVRSARVTQIYREAPLFRQLHDPGEFEGRCGVCEYRVLCGGSRARAFGATGNPLASDPLCEHEPRPH; encoded by the coding sequence ATGGCTCATTCGCACGGCCAACACCGCGACTACTCCCAGACTCCGCTCAACGTCTATTGGGAAATGACCCAGGCCTGCGCGCTCGCCTGCCGCCACTGCCGCGCCGAGGCCATGCCCCACGCCCACCCGGAGCAGCTCTCCTTCGACGAAGGCATCGCCCTGCTTGACCAGATCGCCGAGTTCGGCAATCCGCTCCCGCACCTGATCCTCACCGGCGGCGATCCGCTGGAACGCACGGACCTGTTCCCGCTCATCGACGAAGCGCGGCGGCGCGACATCGGCATTTCGATCACGCCCGCGGCCACCACGGCTCTCACGCGCGACGTGCTTGTGCGGTTGAAGGAGCACGGCGTCGAGGGGCTGGGGCTGAGCCTCGACGGCTCCACCGCCGCGCGGCATGACTCGATCCGCGGCGTGCCCGGCACCTTCGACATCACGCTCCGCGCCATCGACTGGGCGCGAGAACTCGAGATCCCGCTGCAGGTGAACACGCTCGCCGCCGCCGAGACCGCCGACGATCTTCCCGCCGTCTACGAACTCCTCAAGCCCAGCGGACTCGCACGATGGAGCCTCTTCTTCCTGATCTCGGTAGGCCGCGGCAAGGTGCTGCAGCCGCTCGAACCGGCCGAGGCCGAGCGGCTGATGGCGTGGATCCAGGACACGTCCGCCGCCGCACCGTTCATCGTGGCGACGACGGAAGCGCCATCGTACCGGCGGGTGGTGATCGAGCGGATGCGTTCCGCCGGGATGACCGGCGAGCAGATCTCCCGCAGCAGCGCCGCGCGCGGGTTCGGCATTCGCGACGGGCATGGCGTTATGTTCGTCTCGCACACCGGCGACGTATGTCCGGCGGGCTTTCTGCCGGTGCCTGCGGGCAACGTACGTTCGGCCCGCGTCACGCAGATCTATCGTGAAGCTCCGCTGTTCCGGCAGTTGCACGATCCGGGCGAGTTCGAAGGCCGATGCGGCGTCTGCGAGTATCGTGTCCTGTGCGGCGGATCGCGCGCGCGGGCGTTCGGGGCGACGGGCAATCCGCTCGCATCGGACCCGCTGTGCGAGCACGAACCACGGCCGCATTAG
- the ispF gene encoding 2-C-methyl-D-erythritol 2,4-cyclodiphosphate synthase has protein sequence MSEFRTGIGWDSHRTAPDRPLILGGVRIESDLGLSGHSDADVLAHAITDAMLGAAAQGDIGMHFSDTDPQWKDADSLNFLHHALQIVRLAGFDVVNVDSTVVIEKPKMSPHRSAIRERLAGVLGLPVDRVSVKFKTAEGLGPVGERRSVEAQAAVTVVARRV, from the coding sequence ATGAGCGAATTTCGAACAGGAATCGGATGGGATAGCCACCGGACAGCGCCGGACCGGCCGCTGATCCTGGGCGGCGTCCGGATTGAGAGCGACCTTGGATTGTCGGGGCATTCCGACGCGGACGTACTGGCGCACGCGATCACGGACGCGATGCTCGGCGCGGCGGCACAGGGCGATATCGGGATGCATTTCTCCGACACCGATCCGCAATGGAAGGACGCCGACAGTCTGAACTTCCTGCACCACGCGCTGCAGATCGTGCGGCTGGCCGGGTTCGACGTGGTGAACGTGGATTCGACGGTAGTGATCGAGAAGCCGAAGATGTCGCCGCACCGGTCTGCGATCCGGGAGCGGCTGGCCGGGGTGCTGGGCCTTCCGGTGGATCGGGTTTCGGTGAAGTTCAAGACGGCCGAAGGCCTGGGTCCGGTGGGAGAACGGCGCTCGGTGGAGGCCCAGGCGGCCGTAACGGTAGTGGCCCGACGCGTCTGA
- a CDS encoding exo-alpha-sialidase, giving the protein MTLNRRHLLTGVAAAARAADPFPLWSGGPMPAAKDLAPVEGARFHVIKAHEPERDGYRFLHGVALAWHKDALYASYGHNKGIENTAGEEARGRVSHDGGGAWNEDFQIARAEGDLSVSHGVFLSHAGRLWAFQGAFHGARQRVHMRAYLLDEQRHEWTFRGVAAEDGFWPMQEPVRLRDGHWAMAGFLALGPTNGENPAAVAISNGDFARWEVVRIPLSPGLGSVWGESAVMVAGHRLINVARWGAQSTALAAESRDSGRNWTPSAPSNLPMATSKPYMGTLSNGVSYLIGTTTSDSGRRRSPLTIALTRPRETAFHRIYRIRDAVCPPCGGDSHERASLSYPYAVERRGSLYVAYSNNGGRTGMNLNSAELAILPLRSLR; this is encoded by the coding sequence GTGACTCTCAACCGGCGCCACTTACTAACTGGCGTTGCCGCCGCCGCCCGCGCCGCTGACCCGTTCCCCCTCTGGTCCGGCGGCCCCATGCCCGCCGCGAAGGACCTTGCACCCGTCGAAGGCGCGCGCTTCCATGTCATCAAGGCCCACGAACCCGAACGCGACGGCTATCGCTTCCTCCACGGCGTCGCGCTCGCCTGGCACAAGGACGCCCTCTACGCCTCATACGGCCACAACAAGGGAATCGAAAACACCGCCGGCGAGGAAGCCCGCGGACGCGTAAGCCACGACGGCGGCGGCGCCTGGAACGAGGACTTCCAGATCGCCCGCGCCGAAGGCGATCTCTCCGTCAGCCACGGCGTCTTTCTCTCTCACGCCGGCCGGCTGTGGGCGTTTCAAGGCGCATTCCACGGCGCGCGTCAGCGTGTGCACATGCGCGCCTACCTGCTTGACGAACAGCGCCATGAGTGGACTTTTCGCGGCGTCGCCGCCGAGGACGGCTTCTGGCCCATGCAGGAACCGGTGCGCCTGCGCGACGGGCATTGGGCGATGGCCGGCTTCCTCGCGTTAGGTCCGACGAACGGAGAGAACCCGGCCGCCGTCGCAATCTCGAACGGCGACTTCGCCCGCTGGGAAGTCGTCCGCATCCCGCTATCGCCCGGCCTGGGTAGCGTGTGGGGCGAATCCGCCGTCATGGTCGCCGGTCACCGATTGATCAACGTGGCGCGCTGGGGCGCGCAATCCACGGCCCTCGCCGCCGAAAGCCGGGACTCCGGCCGGAATTGGACGCCGTCCGCGCCATCGAACCTCCCAATGGCGACGTCGAAACCCTACATGGGTACGCTTTCGAACGGCGTCAGCTACCTCATCGGGACCACGACCTCCGATTCCGGCCGCCGCCGTTCTCCCCTGACGATTGCTCTCACCCGCCCCCGCGAGACCGCCTTCCACCGCATCTACCGCATCCGGGATGCCGTGTGTCCGCCCTGCGGAGGCGACTCGCACGAGCGGGCGTCGCTTTCCTATCCCTACGCCGTCGAGCGCCGCGGAAGTCTCTATGTCGCCTACTCGAACAACGGCGGCCGAACCGGCATGAACCTGAATTCCGCCGAGCTCGCCATCCTGCCTCTCAGATCCCTCCGCTGA
- the pyrE gene encoding orotate phosphoribosyltransferase, which translates to MSLEHDRARLSQILSRYSVRRGGEFKLASGKSSNVYCDARVTTCRAQAMPLIGRLFLNEIATRGWRPHAVGGLTMGADPIVIAVARESLDSAIPMNAFLVRKEPKGHGKGRQIEGLADEETALDVVIVEDTSTTGGSALKAIDAAREAGHRVLGAITLVDREEGAREAVEAAGYPFAAIFRIAEL; encoded by the coding sequence ATGAGCCTCGAACACGATCGCGCCCGCCTCTCCCAGATTCTCAGCCGCTACTCGGTCCGCCGCGGCGGCGAGTTCAAGCTCGCCAGCGGGAAGAGCAGCAATGTGTACTGCGATGCACGCGTCACGACCTGCCGCGCCCAGGCGATGCCGCTCATCGGAAGATTGTTCCTGAACGAGATCGCCACGCGCGGGTGGCGGCCACACGCCGTGGGCGGCCTCACGATGGGCGCCGACCCGATCGTCATCGCCGTGGCGCGGGAGAGCCTGGATTCGGCGATCCCGATGAACGCGTTCCTTGTGCGCAAGGAGCCAAAGGGGCACGGAAAGGGCCGGCAAATCGAAGGTTTGGCCGATGAAGAAACGGCTCTCGACGTTGTGATCGTGGAGGACACTTCGACCACCGGTGGGTCCGCGTTGAAGGCGATCGACGCGGCGCGGGAGGCAGGACACCGCGTGCTTGGAGCGATCACGCTCGTGGATCGGGAAGAAGGGGCGCGCGAAGCCGTGGAGGCCGCGGGGTATCCGTTCGCGGCGATTTTCCGGATCGCCGAATTGTAG
- a CDS encoding DUF4159 domain-containing protein: protein MRSGRVAAITLVLAIGGGMLLAQRGGRRWFDEEDVPMPADAAEKTEFAFGRLRYPGAGRGYWGGGSWATDYPKADRQFLQGLRRLTRLHARSVEQVVDINSPEIYDWPWLYAVEVGYWSLNDEQAGRLRDYLLRGGFLMVDDFHGTGEWANFMDSMQRVFPERAVVEIDNKDQIFHVIYDLDERFQVPGVRYIRSGNTYERDGYEPRWRGIYDDKGRVMVAICHNMDLGDAWEWADEPRYPEKFASLAYRVAVDYIVYAMSH from the coding sequence ATGCGTTCCGGACGAGTCGCGGCGATCACGTTGGTCCTGGCCATCGGCGGCGGGATGCTGCTTGCGCAGCGGGGCGGGCGGCGGTGGTTCGACGAAGAAGACGTCCCGATGCCGGCCGATGCGGCTGAGAAGACCGAGTTCGCGTTCGGCCGCCTGCGTTATCCGGGAGCCGGACGCGGCTACTGGGGCGGGGGGAGCTGGGCCACGGACTATCCGAAAGCCGACCGGCAGTTCCTGCAAGGCCTGCGAAGGCTGACACGGCTGCACGCGCGCTCCGTGGAGCAGGTGGTGGATATCAACAGTCCGGAGATTTACGACTGGCCGTGGCTCTATGCGGTGGAAGTGGGCTACTGGTCGCTCAACGACGAGCAGGCGGGCCGGCTGCGCGATTACCTGCTGCGCGGCGGGTTCCTGATGGTGGACGACTTCCATGGAACCGGCGAGTGGGCGAACTTCATGGATTCGATGCAGCGGGTGTTTCCGGAGCGGGCGGTGGTGGAGATCGACAACAAAGACCAGATCTTCCACGTGATCTACGATCTCGACGAGCGTTTTCAGGTGCCGGGCGTGCGGTACATCCGGAGCGGCAACACCTACGAACGCGACGGCTACGAGCCGCGCTGGCGTGGAATCTACGACGACAAGGGCCGGGTGATGGTGGCCATCTGCCACAACATGGATCTGGGCGACGCGTGGGAGTGGGCCGACGAGCCGCGGTATCCGGAGAAGTTCGCATCGCTTGCCTATCGGGTGGCGGTGGACTACATCGTCTACGCGATGTCGCATTAG